One Argonema galeatum A003/A1 DNA window includes the following coding sequences:
- a CDS encoding class I SAM-dependent methyltransferase, translating into MLENRWDTALYERKHSFVWQYGEELLNLLAVKPGERILDLGCGTGQLTEKIAQAGAIVMGIDYAPAMIEKAKENYPHLEFAVADGKDFKVDRSFDAVFSNAALHWIQEPDAVIRCIRDALKPVGRFVAEFGGKGNINAIAQTLYSVLEDLGYPSPEKMNPWYFPSIGEYATLLEQQGFDVKYAVLFDRPTPLEDGDAGVANWIQMFASHFLSGISAEQQASAIREIERRLKPTLYRDGTWIADYRRIRVVAIKA; encoded by the coding sequence ATGCTAGAAAATCGTTGGGATACTGCTCTCTACGAAAGAAAACATTCATTTGTTTGGCAATATGGCGAAGAATTACTTAATTTGCTGGCTGTAAAACCGGGGGAGCGAATTCTTGACCTTGGCTGCGGTACGGGACAATTGACGGAAAAGATTGCCCAGGCTGGAGCTATTGTGATGGGAATTGACTATGCTCCTGCTATGATTGAGAAGGCGAAAGAAAACTATCCTCATCTTGAGTTTGCGGTTGCAGATGGGAAGGATTTTAAAGTCGATCGATCGTTTGATGCTGTCTTTTCTAATGCGGCGCTGCATTGGATTCAAGAACCGGATGCTGTTATCCGTTGCATTCGAGACGCACTCAAGCCGGTAGGTCGCTTTGTGGCGGAATTTGGTGGTAAGGGGAATATCAATGCGATCGCCCAAACGCTCTACAGCGTCTTGGAAGACCTCGGCTATCCGTCCCCCGAAAAAATGAATCCTTGGTATTTTCCCAGCATCGGTGAGTACGCTACGCTGTTGGAGCAACAAGGCTTTGACGTAAAGTATGCCGTTTTATTCGATCGGCCCACTCCTCTAGAAGATGGAGATGCAGGCGTAGCGAACTGGATTCAAATGTTCGCAAGTCATTTTCTCTCAGGAATTTCTGCCGAACAACAAGCAAGTGCAATTCGAGAAATTGAGCGCCGTTTGAAGCCAACTCTGTATCGAGATGGAACTTGGATAGCCGACTACCGCAGAATTCGAGTAGTTGCGATTAAAGCATAA